From Pirellulales bacterium, one genomic window encodes:
- a CDS encoding AAA family ATPase, with amino-acid sequence MQLVIEQLGRLNNVTVDIKPLTVFVGRNNTNKTWAAYALYGLAQSLSSKLYNWGTFSALSDYLTIPAELLTRISSAAANVFDRQKALAADAPETDVTEITVYRQELLENLELPDPLRFTFNAQALGFLLSIDPALLGDARVSLECDRRRFLYDGVNKGITIKFNRNYRSIQITTFGNPYFSHGIGYSTSPYPLDDDRNLTRSHILNYVRWLVLGVQGNVVAFPSERKALWTTAKLLAAKELTNALTVPAKDFITLTNMLNDRNAMKPQEYSPQLVALMGDKVLEGVLEYEGDPKAKELVYLGENAPPLPMHSVASMVRSLSGLGIYLQTFGYANIPDLIIIDEPEMNAHPEAQLRIAEYLACLANQGITIVFTTHSPYITDHLNSLMEASSLSAAKQATVASQFKLGDQRAFISQDKVAAYWFRDNGTAVPVLNKQERLVEMETFSDTSDYTANLYAHLLDQNDGK; translated from the coding sequence ATGCAGTTGGTTATCGAACAACTCGGTCGACTAAACAACGTAACGGTCGATATTAAGCCGTTGACCGTCTTTGTTGGCCGGAATAATACGAACAAAACCTGGGCGGCCTATGCCCTCTATGGTCTTGCTCAGTCTTTATCGTCGAAGCTCTATAACTGGGGCACCTTCTCGGCGCTTAGCGACTACCTCACAATTCCGGCAGAACTTCTCACTCGCATTTCTTCCGCCGCTGCCAACGTATTCGATAGGCAGAAGGCCCTTGCCGCAGACGCACCTGAGACAGATGTCACCGAAATTACCGTTTACCGCCAGGAGCTGCTTGAGAACCTTGAGCTACCCGATCCACTCCGCTTTACGTTCAACGCACAGGCTCTTGGCTTTCTATTGTCGATTGACCCCGCCCTTCTGGGCGACGCACGAGTAAGCCTTGAGTGTGACAGACGGCGCTTTCTCTATGACGGGGTCAATAAAGGTATTACCATCAAATTCAATCGCAATTATCGAAGCATTCAAATTACTACCTTTGGCAATCCGTATTTTAGCCACGGAATTGGTTATAGCACGTCACCGTATCCCCTCGATGATGACCGCAATCTAACTCGCTCACACATTTTAAATTACGTGCGATGGCTGGTACTCGGTGTCCAAGGAAACGTTGTCGCGTTTCCATCGGAGCGCAAGGCCTTATGGACAACCGCAAAGCTTTTGGCGGCCAAGGAACTTACAAATGCTCTGACTGTTCCCGCAAAGGACTTCATCACACTGACAAACATGTTAAACGACCGTAATGCGATGAAGCCGCAAGAGTATTCGCCGCAGCTAGTAGCATTAATGGGAGACAAGGTGCTCGAAGGTGTGCTTGAGTATGAGGGCGATCCCAAAGCGAAGGAGCTTGTTTATCTCGGAGAGAATGCCCCCCCTCTGCCAATGCACTCCGTAGCATCGATGGTTCGGTCTTTATCAGGTCTAGGCATATATCTTCAAACGTTCGGGTATGCAAATATCCCTGATCTAATCATCATCGATGAGCCAGAGATGAACGCGCACCCGGAAGCTCAGCTCAGAATCGCTGAGTATTTAGCGTGTCTGGCAAATCAGGGGATCACGATAGTATTTACTACACACAGTCCTTATATTACCGACCATTTGAATAGCCTGATGGAAGCGTCCAGTCTCTCGGCGGCCAAGCAAGCCACGGTGGCATCTCAGTTCAAGCTGGGCGACCAAAGGGCATTCATATCTCAGGATAAGGTTGCTGCCTATTGGTTCAGAGATAATGGAACGGCAGTGCCGGTATTGAACAAGCAGGAGCGACTTGTCGAAATGGAGACGTTTAGTGATACAAGTGACTATACGGCTAATCTTTACGCACACCTGCTCGATCAAAACGACGGAAAGTAG